In Diachasmimorpha longicaudata isolate KC_UGA_2023 chromosome 4, iyDiaLong2, whole genome shotgun sequence, a single genomic region encodes these proteins:
- the Vkor gene encoding vitamin K epoxide reductase complex subunit 1 → MSGVNNRLHKLNTGLVTSCVVGLALSYYSYVVETAKEQDENYEAMCDISEHISCSKAFMSEYGKGFGLIPETSILYMPNCLYGLGFYAVIAIISVFNKLSYTIILLTLSTVSCLSSVYLAWVLYILNSVCVVCVSTYIVNAVILVLSYRKLRILRRSVPPGYSQKSNKRKRH, encoded by the exons ATGTCTGGGGTCAACAATAGACTGCACAAATTAAATACCGGACTTGTGACGTCTTGTGTGGTGGGATTGGCGTTGTCGTACTATTCGTACGTCGTAGAAACCGCCAAAGAACAGGATGAGAACTATGAGGCCATGTGCGACATCAGCGAGCATATCAGTTGTTCCAAGGCGTTCATGTCTGA ATATGGAAAAGGATTCGGCCTAATTCCAGAGACTTCCATTTTGTACATGCCTAATTGCCTCTACGGCCTAGGATTTTACGCAGTTATTGCGATAATAA gtgttttcaataaattaagcTACACCATCATCCTGCTGACTCTCTCCACTGTCAGCTGTCTCTCCTCAGTGTACCTCGCCTGGGTACTTTACATACTGAACTCCGTGTGTGTCGTCTGCGTCAGCACATACATTGTCAACGCCGTTATTCTCGTTCTCAGCTATCGAAAACTGCGGATATTGAGGCGATCAGTCCCACCCGGTTACTCACAAAAGTCAAACAAGCGGAAGAGACACTAA
- the LOC135161369 gene encoding SUMO-conjugating enzyme UBC9-B, whose amino-acid sequence MSGIASARLAEERKAWRKDHPFGFVARPTKNPDGTLNLMSWECAIPGKKSTPWEGGLYKLRMIFKDDYPSSPPKCKFEPPLFHPNVYPSGTVCLSLLDEEKDWRPAITIKQILLGIQDLLNEPNVKDPAQAEAYTIYCQNRLEYEKRVRAQARAMAPQE is encoded by the exons ATGTCTGGAATTGCGAGTGCTAGGTTGGCAGAGGAGAGGAAAGCATGGAGAAAGGACCACCCATTc GGTTTTGTTGCACGTCCGACGAAAAATCCTGATGGAACATTGAACCTCATGAGCTGGGAGTGTGCTATTCCTGGAAAGAAATCG ACCCCATGGGAAGGTGGCCTTTACAAGCTTCGAATGATCTTCAAGGACGATTATCCATCAAGCCCCCCGAAATGCAAATTCGAGCCACCACTCTTCCATCCAAATGTCTACCCTTCAGGCAcagtctgtctctcactactCGATGAGGAGAAGGACTGGAGACCAGCAATTACGATTAAACAGATTCTCCTGGGTATCCAGGACCTTCTTAATGAGCCTAATGTCAAGGATCCAGCACAGGCAGAGGCCTACACAATTTACTG TCAAAATCGTTTGGAGTACGAGAAGAGGGTGCGCGCACAGGCCAGAGCAATGGCGCCTCAAGAATAA